A genome region from Patescibacteria group bacterium includes the following:
- a CDS encoding prohibitin family protein: protein MKKLTLWAGGIIIAIIIFSALNPFVIIPAGERGVVLNWGAVSGEIMEEGLHFRIPIYQQVIKLDVKTLKIETKTLAYSKDIQTVNATLALNYNIKPQSVNKLWQEVGKDYQARLIDPAIQESVKAGVANFTAQELIEARPKVKESIKEELLKRLSVYFNVVEFSITDFSFSDEYEKAVESKQVSQQQALKARNDLERVKLEAEQRLAQAEAEAKAIQIQAQAITQQGGREYVNLKAVEKWDGKLPTQMIPDATLPFINLAK from the coding sequence ATGAAAAAATTAACTTTGTGGGCAGGCGGAATAATCATCGCCATCATTATTTTTTCGGCCTTGAATCCTTTCGTGATCATACCGGCCGGAGAAAGGGGGGTCGTGCTTAATTGGGGAGCGGTTTCCGGAGAAATTATGGAAGAAGGCTTGCATTTTAGGATTCCGATCTATCAACAGGTGATAAAATTAGATGTTAAGACTTTAAAGATTGAAACGAAAACTCTGGCTTATTCAAAGGACATCCAGACCGTTAACGCCACTTTGGCTTTGAATTACAACATCAAGCCGCAAAGCGTAAATAAATTATGGCAGGAGGTCGGCAAAGATTATCAAGCAAGATTGATCGATCCGGCGATCCAGGAGAGCGTTAAGGCTGGCGTGGCCAATTTTACCGCCCAGGAATTGATCGAGGCCAGGCCGAAAGTCAAAGAAAGCATCAAAGAAGAGCTTTTGAAAAGATTATCGGTTTATTTCAATGTGGTTGAATTTTCCATTACTGATTTTTCTTTCAGCGACGAATACGAGAAAGCCGTTGAATCAAAACAGGTTTCCCAGCAGCAGGCTCTTAAGGCCAGAAATGATTTGGAAAGAGTAAAACTGGAAGCTGAACAGCGGCTTGCCCAGGCCGAGGCCGAGGCTAAAGCCATCCAAATCCAGGCCCAGGCCATCACCCAGCAGGGCGGCCGGGAATATGTCAATTTGAAGGCCGTGGAAAAATGGGACGGCAAGCTCCCGACGCAGATGATACCGGACGCGACGCTGCCGTTCATCAATCTTGCCAAGTAA